The sequence below is a genomic window from Ignavibacteria bacterium.
TAACTTCTTAGCATATGCTATTAAATCCTTATTTGCTCTAGCTTTATAGTTTTTAGTCAATATATTTATTACATACTGACTATCTGTATAAATAACCAGGTCAGTTTCTTCTTTATGTTTAAGTTCTTTAAGAGCTTCTATTAGTGCCAGTAACTCCGCTCTATTATTAGTACCAATTGTCATCTTCTTACTTATTTCTTTTCTATACATTCCACTTTCCATTACAATACCAATACCCATTGTACCAGGGTTACCAGCACAAGCTCCATCTATCCATATTTTAACATTATATTTCATAATCTATCTCCTTAATTTATCTGTTTATATCAATTTTCTTAATAATTGGTGTTTTTCTTTTAATGTACTTTAACGATGAACTATCCATAGGTGCAAAAAACAATCCCCATATTAAACCAGGTACATCAGAACCAACTTTAACTGTGAAACTTTTACCATTATAGGATTTAAAATGATAGGATTTAAAATACTGCAACATTAACGTTTCTTCTACTGATATGTTATTAGTATCACTTATACGTTTATCAGCTAGTTCTTTTTCTTCTAATCTAAACAAATAAATGTAATCAGTACTAATCCCTGGTTTTATAAAACTATTAAATCCATGTATTTTTATATTCTCTCCACAATTCTCATTATTACTATACTGATTCAATATTTGAAAAGAACTATTTGAAAGCAAATCACAACATAATTCACCTATTGATTTATTAAAGGTAGGTTAATTAAGAATACAGTTAACAGCAGAAAAGGAGAGGAGAAAAACTGCTGTTAACTGTATTTATAGAGAAATTATTTACTCATTGAGGATCCTAGCTCTTCTATAAATGTCTCTTGTATAGTTTCAAATATCATTTTAATTATATAGTTAGCTAGTGCACCTTCTACATCACTTAGTCCCTTTAATTCCTTTGTATAAGTTTCTAAACTACTAGTAATGAGTTCTATAGTACCGTTCTCTACTTGCTTACTAACTGTTTGATATATTTCCTGTAAAGTATTAGTAGACCAATCATCTAAGTTTGTTCTACCTTTCAATACATCTTCTAATTCTTCTTTACTCATGTTCTTAATTTTCTGTGCAAATCCAAAAATCATTTTATGCATTATTAAACTAGATGCTATTACGTTTCTATTGAAATTATTCATTTTCTTAACATCTAAATCATTTTCCTTAAGTATTGAAAGATATAAACTTGTTATTGTAAATGGAACCAAGACAGAAGATTTCATTATTGCTTCTTCTTCTGAAAGAGAACTTCTAGAAGTAAGATAAATTACTTTGAATAAGTTTTCATATATTTTCAGTTCATTTTTAGAAATTCCTTTTAATTCTTCACCCATTTTTAACTCCTTTCTTTTTTTGTTTAACATTTAAATTACTATCCAATCCTCTACTTTTGGTGTATAGTAATCAAACCTTTTATTTGAATTAGACTTAAAGAAATTAATATCTATATTTGGAGGATAAATTACATTCCATAAAGCTACTTCCAAACTATCAGTACAGTCATCATTTTTAGCTTTTCTTAAAAATTCTAATTCATATTCTAACTGTCTGGTATCACATAAATGATATACTCTATATGCTTCATAGAAAGGTAGTAATGTTCTTTCAATTCTTTCAAATTTCTCTCCTTCACTTCTATTTTGTGGTCTAGCCACAATAGTTGTATATAAACCTTTAGAGATAAATACTCTTCTAGTTTCTTCTATAATTGCTCCTTCATGTCCTCCACCAAATCCTATTTTAATTCTCAAAGGTTTATATTTAACAGCAAGTCTATATAGTTCATCTATATAACCTTTTTGTGTATTTCTATCTCTTATAGACATTTTACCATAAACTTGTTCTAGAACTAATATTCTTTCGTCAGGAAGTATTCCTACAACAGTTATAGCTGTATTATCTCCTTCTAATTTACCTCCTGCTATATCTACTCCTATTTCTATATTCATTATCATTGGTCTTTTATCTTTCTCTATTAACCAATAATATCCATATTCATATTTAATTTCATAGTCTTCTAACCTTTGAAAATATTCTCTGTTAAATCTCTTTAATTCTTGTGGTACCACTTCATGAAAATATTCTTGATAAAAACCAGCTATATTCTGATTTTCTATAGCTTCTTTGTATTTTAAGACTAATTCATATAATCCTACTCTATCACTCCATAATACTTTATATTTGTTTTCCAGGCTCTTAAAAAAGTTTCTTTGTTTTTCTATTTTAACAAATTCATCTTTTTCATCGTCAAATGGTAATTTTGCTATTCTCATATCTGTATTAACAGCAACATGTTCTGTAACTACCTTTTGAAAATCTAATAAATCCATAGGATAAAACTTTAATGTTTTCCATGTATCTGATCTTTCACATTCTACAAGTACCGTATCTTCATGTACTATTGTACCTACTAAAAATACTTTACCTAACAAATCATCTACTGAGTTAATAGCACTGTTATAAAACCATTTCTTAATACTTAATCTACTTTCTGCTGTTATCGTATTATTCTCCGAATATATATCATCAAAGAAAGCAAATGTAGGTCTATAAGCACCTTTAATTCTACCTCTAGCCTGTTGTTTAGCACCAAATCCAGCTATAAAACAATTATTAATCTTAAAAGCTTTTTTAGTCCACTGTCCTGTAGTATCATCTACTGCCTCTTCTATAGTTAGCTTATAGAAGTATTTTAACATTGGATTAATTATAAACTCATCTCTAATATTAACCACAAAATCTTCTGCCATTGTAGCAGTTTCTGAAAATATTACAATATATTTCTCATTAATTTTAACATCGAATACTTTACCATCTTCTGCTTTAATTTTCATTATTTGACCATTATGAGCCAGTAAATAGGAAACTAAACCAAATATTAATTTACTTTTAGCAAACCCTCTAAATGCTATAAGTTCTCTTAATCTATGTTGTTTATTAATGTATCTGGGATCATATAATCTAAGTAACATCAATAATACCTGTATATGACCGCTGTTAAATTCATGTCTATAATGTTCTGGATACATATATTTCAACCATTGTAATATACCCATATTTCTATCACAAGAAGTATTATCTAAAAATATACTCTCTTTATACTCTATAAAGTGTATTCTACATAAACCATCTTTAACAGCAAGTTTATTACAAAGTTTACAGGTCATCTATGATAAATCTCCGATTTATCCAATCCCAATAAGTCATATTGTTTTTCTAATTCTTCTTCCCTTCTTTTTTCTCTTCTAGCTCTTTCAACTTCTCCCCTTTCACTATATTTAACTCTTCCATATGCTCCCAATGTAAAGATATTAAACATAAAATCAGTAAAATCTACTGAATAATCTCCATATAGAGGATATAAATACAAACCAGTAAGTTCTTTAGAAAGTAATCCCATAAATCTATAATCAGCAAATCTATTAATACTTGTTACATCTTTAAATGCACTATATAGAGTTAGAAATGTTTGTACAGCTCCTAAATTAATATAACTATCAAATGCTTCCTTAACACTCTTATTTTTCATACTATCATAAGCAAACAATGCTAATGAAGTAGTTAAAGACATACCTAAACCACTAAATAAAGACATAAATGATATTAAAGCATACTTATCCCTGTTCTTTTTTCTAATAGCATACTTAATAGCTTTATCATATTCTTCCTTAATAGTTTCTAACATATATTCACTATCATATACTTCTCTTAATCTTACATATTCTTTGTATCTTTTTTCTAATTCTTTATCATCCTCAGGTTCTATAATATTATATACTGCAAATTCTAACAATGTAAACATAGTCAATAGTATTGGGTTCATAAACCATCTTATACCAGGTATTACAGCACCAATCATAAACATTAGATAATTAAATAACAGTAAATTAGTAAATTCTGCTGTAGGATTGTATCTTTCTTCTCTCTTGAAGAAATCTTTTAATAGCCTTCCTAATCCATAAGCTTTTATTGCAGCTTTATTTTCTTTACTTAAAAGTATAAAGTTAATCATCCTGTTATAATTATAATGTCTTAACGCATGTAAAAATGCTCCTCTTTCAGTTTGACTGGCTACTACTCTATGTAAACTATCATATAAAGCATGATCTAATACTACTCCTCTTAATGCAAATTTAAGTGCCATATCAAAATTCTTAGTTAAATTATAAGCTTGTAAAAATCTGACATTAAATGATAATTGTCTAATAGAACCTTCTACTTCATTAATATATTCAAGCCTTTTGTTAATAAATGTATCTCTTAAATACTTATGATATATGTAATGTGCATAATCTTTATCTACGTTATAAACTAATGCAAAATTACCTTGATCAGCTAACTGTTTAAATAAACCGTAAATTTCATCCATTCTTTCTTTTAATTCTGGATCACTTTCAATTTTCCTAAATGTCTCATTTAACTCAAGTGCTGTTAAATCTACTTTCATTCTCAAATAATCTCTTATCTGACTTATTTCTTCTCTCTTCTGGACATATTCAAATGTATATTTTCCTTCTCTTTCCAGTTCTGGTAAAGCAAATCTTTGTTCAAGTATCTTGGTAAATTCATTTAACTGTCTTAATGCCTCTGTATAACTATCAGCATGTCTATTTAATCTCCTGGCATTTCTTAAAGCTTGATACTGTGTCTTCCATTTAGTTAAAATGTTTTTATTATCAA
It includes:
- a CDS encoding reverse transcriptase-like protein; amino-acid sequence: MKYNVKIWIDGACAGNPGTMGIGIVMESGMYRKEISKKMTIGTNNRAELLALIEALKELKHKEETDLVIYTDSQYVINILTKNYKARANKDLIAYAKKLLEQVGRVEFRKVTAHDGELNNERADKLAKDAINSEFQGQSTKNQINLN